Proteins found in one Salvelinus alpinus chromosome 11, SLU_Salpinus.1, whole genome shotgun sequence genomic segment:
- the LOC139533566 gene encoding putative nuclease HARBI1: protein MSSSPSLATEDSVTSKRSSIGLQMVCNADCVISNVVAKWPGSVHDSRIFRASEIYQCLSQGEFSGVLLGDRGYGCQPFLLTPFTDPQEAQQAYNHAHARTRARVEMTFGLLKARFHCLHKLRVSPVRACDITVACAVLHNVACLRKERAPRVPPAMDWDNPAIFPDDDSGRLLRDQYVLNYFS, encoded by the exons atgtcttcatctccttccctggccacagaagactctgtgacatcaaagaggagttctataggattgcag atggtctgcaatgctgactgtgtgatcagcaatgttgtggcaaaatggcctggctcagtccatgactccagaatctttcgggcctctgaaatctatcagtgcctatcacaag gtgaattctctggtgtgttgctgggagacagggggtatggctgccagccttttctcctgacacctttcacagacccccaggaagcacagcaggcctacaaccatgcccatgccaggaccagggccagagttgaaatgacctttggcctcctgaaggcacgctttcactgccttcacaaattaagggtcagccctgttagggcatgtgatattactgtggcttgtgctgtcctccacaatgtggcctgcctgaggaaggagagggcccccagagtgccaccagccatggactgggacaatccggcaatcttccctgatgacgacagtggtcggctgctgagggaccaatatgtgttgaattattttagttag